The following coding sequences are from one Bradyrhizobium sp. 200 window:
- a CDS encoding EAL domain-containing protein yields the protein MADRNRQAGRKNSIPAQALVCLLAIAAPCGFAWAAAPSEGFAPASYIGEFDPNLAWELLLGGIAVVSFLVAIGIWILAALRGAKSAQLRRSAFISSALNTLNQGVMITNAQNRVVFFNDRFLEMYGLSRAEIPPSMTGRELLELRRARGLLSLTVEEFSKLARRPEGVVTELPGGRSVLSKIFRLPNGGTIGTHEDCTEQRQLSRKLASTTQFLESVLDNVPVCVAAKNIEDGRYIFANRAFERFSRFSRDHIIGKRADEIFRPETAKSIETADQAALTAPEGYHRSEYVVERGDNERILSSNRVVARNEDNKPEFLIALFDDVTDRRSLSRELENTKKFLELVVDNIPVSLIVERVSDGRYLLANRSAETILNRRREDATGLTAADIFNPREAKLIIARDEAAIKKRGLLTEEHPISTKDGLRLFLTRRMTVLDEAGEPQYLIKTHEDVTDRRQTESRMAHMAYHDGLTDLPNRAAFLQALAQMIEACAGTDEEFAVLCVDLDGLKEINDVFGHAMGDKLLIEVAGRIQSCARGGVVARLSGDEFGLIIDGKQPEAGQALAEKLAQTLSDEFVIDGKSVRTGVTTGISVFPHNGSDAASLLANSGAALFRAKAKSRGSISIFEPEMDQQIRDRRVLHQDLSMAIRNGELSLYYQPQAAAGPTIGTSKVIGFEALARWIHPVRGFVSPGEFIPLAEESGLIVEMGDWILREACREAASWPVPMQIAVNLSPAQFMHGDVVSLVHSILLETGLAPDRLELEITEGVLIEDFDRGLALLRRLKSLGVRISMDDFGSGYSSLSYLQAFPFDKIKIDRTFVMNLGRNPQSAAIVRAVIDLGHGLEMSIVAEGVETQEQLSFLADEGCDAVQGYLLGKPQPIGHYAALVGRSANDVETERKLASA from the coding sequence ATGGCTGACAGGAACCGGCAGGCAGGACGGAAGAATTCGATTCCGGCGCAGGCCCTCGTCTGCCTGCTCGCCATTGCTGCGCCGTGCGGATTTGCCTGGGCTGCCGCGCCTTCCGAGGGCTTTGCGCCGGCGAGCTATATCGGCGAATTCGATCCCAATCTGGCGTGGGAGCTCCTGCTCGGGGGGATCGCGGTCGTTTCCTTCCTGGTTGCGATCGGGATCTGGATACTGGCGGCGTTGCGGGGCGCCAAGAGCGCACAATTGCGGCGCAGCGCATTCATCAGTTCGGCGCTCAACACCCTCAACCAGGGCGTGATGATCACCAACGCGCAAAACCGCGTGGTCTTCTTCAACGACCGCTTTCTCGAAATGTACGGGCTCAGCCGCGCCGAGATTCCGCCCTCCATGACCGGCCGCGAACTGCTCGAACTGCGCCGCGCGCGGGGCCTGCTCAGTCTCACCGTCGAGGAGTTCAGCAAGCTTGCCCGCCGCCCCGAAGGCGTCGTCACTGAACTGCCGGGCGGACGATCGGTATTGTCGAAGATCTTCCGCCTGCCCAATGGCGGGACGATCGGAACGCATGAGGACTGCACGGAGCAGCGCCAGCTCTCGCGCAAACTGGCATCGACCACCCAATTTCTGGAATCGGTGCTCGACAACGTTCCGGTCTGCGTCGCCGCCAAGAACATCGAGGACGGCCGCTATATCTTCGCCAACCGGGCGTTCGAACGATTCTCGCGCTTCTCCCGCGACCACATCATCGGCAAGCGCGCCGACGAAATCTTCCGCCCTGAAACCGCGAAGAGCATCGAGACGGCGGACCAGGCGGCCCTGACGGCGCCGGAAGGCTATCACCGCAGCGAATATGTCGTCGAACGGGGCGACAATGAGCGCATTCTCTCCTCCAATCGCGTCGTTGCACGCAACGAGGACAACAAGCCGGAATTCCTGATCGCGCTGTTCGACGACGTCACCGACCGCCGGTCGCTGTCGCGCGAGCTCGAAAACACCAAGAAATTCCTCGAACTGGTGGTCGACAACATCCCGGTGTCGCTGATCGTCGAGCGCGTCAGCGACGGGCGCTATCTGCTCGCCAACCGCAGCGCCGAGACCATTCTCAATCGCCGCCGCGAGGATGCCACCGGCCTGACCGCCGCCGACATCTTCAATCCGCGCGAAGCCAAGCTGATCATCGCGCGCGACGAGGCCGCGATCAAGAAGCGCGGCCTGCTCACCGAAGAGCATCCGATCTCCACCAAGGACGGGCTGCGGCTGTTCCTGACCCGCCGCATGACGGTGCTCGACGAGGCCGGCGAGCCGCAATATCTGATCAAGACCCATGAGGACGTCACCGACCGCCGCCAGACCGAATCGCGGATGGCGCACATGGCCTATCATGACGGCCTGACCGATCTGCCGAACCGCGCCGCCTTCCTGCAGGCGCTGGCGCAGATGATCGAGGCCTGCGCCGGCACGGATGAGGAATTCGCGGTGCTGTGCGTCGACCTCGACGGCCTGAAGGAAATCAACGACGTGTTCGGCCACGCCATGGGCGACAAGCTCCTGATCGAGGTCGCGGGCCGCATCCAGTCTTGCGCCCGTGGCGGCGTGGTGGCCCGCCTGTCGGGCGACGAGTTCGGCCTCATCATCGACGGCAAGCAGCCGGAGGCCGGCCAGGCGCTGGCGGAAAAGCTTGCGCAGACGCTGTCGGACGAATTCGTGATCGATGGCAAGTCGGTGCGCACCGGCGTCACCACCGGCATCTCGGTATTTCCGCATAACGGTTCCGATGCCGCCTCGCTGCTCGCCAATTCCGGCGCGGCGCTGTTCCGCGCCAAGGCGAAGTCGCGCGGCTCGATCAGCATCTTCGAGCCGGAGATGGACCAGCAGATCCGCGACCGCCGCGTGCTGCACCAGGACCTCTCGATGGCGATCCGGAACGGCGAATTGTCGTTGTACTACCAGCCGCAGGCCGCGGCGGGCCCGACGATCGGCACCAGCAAGGTCATCGGCTTCGAGGCGCTGGCGCGCTGGATCCATCCGGTGCGCGGCTTCGTCTCGCCGGGCGAATTCATTCCGCTGGCGGAAGAAAGCGGCCTGATCGTCGAAATGGGCGATTGGATCCTGCGCGAAGCCTGCCGGGAGGCTGCCTCCTGGCCGGTGCCGATGCAGATCGCCGTCAACCTGTCGCCGGCGCAGTTCATGCATGGCGACGTGGTCAGCCTGGTGCATTCGATCCTGCTCGAGACGGGGCTGGCGCCCGACCGGCTCGAGCTCGAAATCACCGAAGGCGTGCTGATCGAGGATTTCGACCGTGGTCTTGCGCTACTCCGGCGGCTGAAGTCGCTTGGCGTGCGGATCTCGATGGACGATTTCGGTTCCGGCTATTCCTCGCTGAGCTATCTGCAGGCTTTCCCGTTCGACAAGATCAAGATCGACCGCACGTTCGTCATGAATCTCGGACGCAACCCGCAGTCGGCGGCGATCGTTCGCGCCGTCATCGATCTCGGCCACGGCCTCGAAATGTCGATCGTTGCCGAAGGCGTCGAGACCCAGGAACAACTCAGCTTCCTCGCCGACGAGGGCTGCGACGCGGTGCAGGGCTATCTGCTCGGCAAGCCCCAGCCGATCGGGCACTACGCCGCGCTGGTCGGCCGCAGCGCAAACGACGTCGAGACCGAACGCAAACTCGCCAGCGCCTGA
- a CDS encoding NAD(P)/FAD-dependent oxidoreductase yields MDKVDCVVIGAGVIGLAIARRLAQAGREVIVLEATEGIGTITSSRNSEVIHAGIYYRAGSLMAQMCVSGKRALYQYCRDHGISHRNCGKLIVATTPSETEKLQSIRAHAEANGVDDMQLLTGEAARALEPALNCDAALLSPSTGIIDSHAYMLALRGDAEEAGAAYAFHTPLLHARAGAGRIEIEAGGEAPMTLACNLLVNAAGLGAPAVARSIEGMPVGMIPCAYLAKGNYFSCSARAPFSRLIYPVPEPGGLGVHLTLDMAGQARFGPDVEWVESIDYAVDPARAERFYPAIRRYWPTLPDGALMPSYSGIRPKIVPPAVATQDFLIQGPADHGVAGLINLFGIESPGLTSSLAIADHVGALAEL; encoded by the coding sequence ATGGACAAGGTCGATTGCGTCGTCATCGGAGCGGGGGTGATCGGGCTCGCGATCGCACGGCGCCTGGCCCAGGCGGGCCGCGAAGTGATCGTGCTCGAGGCCACTGAGGGCATCGGTACCATCACCTCCTCGCGTAACAGCGAGGTGATCCACGCCGGGATCTATTACCGCGCCGGCAGCCTGATGGCGCAGATGTGCGTGAGCGGCAAGCGCGCGCTCTACCAATACTGCCGCGACCACGGCATTTCCCATCGCAATTGCGGCAAGCTGATCGTAGCGACGACACCAAGCGAAACCGAAAAGCTGCAGTCGATCCGCGCGCATGCCGAAGCCAATGGCGTCGACGACATGCAGTTGCTGACGGGCGAGGCGGCACGCGCGCTGGAGCCGGCGCTCAACTGCGATGCGGCCCTGCTCTCGCCGTCCACCGGCATCATCGACAGCCACGCCTACATGCTGGCGCTGCGGGGCGACGCGGAGGAAGCCGGCGCGGCCTATGCGTTCCACACGCCGCTGTTGCACGCCCGAGCCGGTGCCGGCCGGATCGAAATCGAAGCCGGCGGCGAGGCGCCGATGACGCTTGCATGCAACCTGCTCGTCAATGCGGCGGGGCTGGGCGCGCCTGCGGTGGCGCGCAGTATCGAAGGCATGCCGGTCGGGATGATCCCCTGCGCCTACCTGGCCAAGGGCAATTATTTCAGTTGCAGCGCGCGGGCCCCGTTTTCACGCCTGATCTATCCCGTGCCGGAGCCCGGCGGACTGGGCGTGCACCTGACGCTCGACATGGCGGGACAGGCCCGCTTCGGCCCCGACGTGGAGTGGGTCGAGAGCATCGACTATGCGGTGGATCCCGCGCGTGCCGAGCGATTCTACCCGGCGATCCGGCGCTACTGGCCGACGCTGCCGGACGGCGCGCTGATGCCGAGCTATTCCGGCATCCGGCCGAAGATCGTGCCGCCGGCCGTCGCCACGCAGGATTTTCTGATTCAGGGCCCGGCCGATCACGGCGTCGCCGGGCTGATCAATTTGTTCGGCATAGAATCGCCGGGACTGACGTCATCGCTCGCGATCGCCGATCATGTCGGCGCGCTGGCGGAGCTGTGA
- a CDS encoding DUF465 domain-containing protein, whose translation MALQAHLVELERKHKILENELHEALVHLSTDDLQIVELKRRKLMVKDEIERLKHTADETLH comes from the coding sequence ATGGCACTACAGGCGCATCTTGTTGAACTTGAACGTAAACACAAGATCCTCGAGAACGAATTGCACGAAGCGCTCGTGCACCTTTCCACAGACGACCTGCAAATTGTCGAGTTGAAGCGCCGCAAGTTGATGGTCAAGGATGAGATCGAGCGGTTGAAGCATACCGCCGACGAAACTCTCCACTAA
- a CDS encoding DUF465 domain-containing protein, which translates to MTDDDERELENELARLQQEHRDLDAAIDALHQSPAPDLLRLQRLKKRKLQLRDRIAFIEDQITPDIIA; encoded by the coding sequence ATGACCGACGATGATGAGCGCGAGCTTGAAAACGAGCTCGCCCGGCTGCAACAGGAGCATCGCGATCTCGATGCGGCGATCGACGCGCTGCATCAGTCGCCCGCGCCGGACTTGCTGCGGCTACAGCGGCTGAAGAAACGCAAGCTGCAGTTGCGCGACCGCATCGCCTTCATCGAAGACCAGATCACGCCCGATATCATCGCCTGA
- a CDS encoding GGDEF domain-containing protein: MKKKTRATASRAGKRPKNAVSGRKAAPRRSSEPGSRPPAASNDTKATIRRLKAQLARTQAQIEELQASADTDFLLGIPNRRGFERELNRAIAYIKRYRAGGALVVLDVDRLKPINDAFGHAAGDQVLKAVVTTLLAQVRASDVVGRLGGDEFALLLWNLSETDARAKAAALEEAIDRLTFVFDGRAITTGASAGVSVLDTHSEAGRALEAADSAMYVRKALRRHEVS, translated from the coding sequence ATGAAGAAGAAAACCAGGGCGACCGCCTCCAGGGCCGGAAAACGCCCCAAAAACGCGGTTTCCGGGCGAAAAGCCGCACCGCGGCGGTCATCTGAACCGGGATCCCGGCCGCCGGCGGCCTCCAACGACACCAAGGCGACGATTCGCCGGCTGAAGGCGCAACTGGCCCGGACGCAGGCGCAGATCGAGGAACTTCAGGCCTCCGCCGATACCGACTTCCTGCTGGGCATTCCAAACCGGCGCGGCTTCGAGCGCGAGCTCAATCGCGCGATCGCCTACATCAAACGCTATCGCGCCGGCGGCGCCCTGGTCGTGCTCGACGTCGATCGCCTGAAGCCGATCAACGACGCTTTCGGACATGCCGCAGGCGACCAGGTGCTCAAGGCCGTCGTCACGACGCTGCTCGCGCAGGTGCGCGCTTCCGACGTGGTCGGCCGACTCGGCGGCGACGAGTTCGCGCTGCTGTTATGGAATCTCAGCGAGACCGACGCCCGCGCCAAGGCGGCCGCGCTGGAGGAAGCGATCGATCGCCTCACCTTCGTGTTCGATGGCCGCGCCATTACCACGGGCGCCTCCGCGGGTGTCTCTGTTCTCGATACCCACTCCGAAGCGGGCCGCGCGCTGGAGGCGGCCGACAGCGCCATGTATGTGCGCAAGGCGTTGCGGCGGCATGAGGTGTCGTGA
- the purE gene encoding 5-(carboxyamino)imidazole ribonucleotide mutase: MTVPIAIIMGSQSDWETMRHAAETLAALGIDCEKRIVSAHRTPDRLFTFAKGAKTAGFKVIIAGAGGAAHLPGMAAALTELPVFGVPIESKALSGVDSLYSIVQMPAGVPVGTLAIGKAGAINAALLAASVLALTDAALATRLAAWRKQQTDAVKERPEGSA, encoded by the coding sequence ATGACCGTACCCATCGCCATCATCATGGGCAGCCAGTCGGACTGGGAGACCATGCGCCACGCCGCCGAAACGCTGGCAGCGCTCGGGATCGATTGCGAAAAGCGCATCGTCTCGGCCCACCGGACCCCTGACCGGCTGTTCACTTTCGCCAAGGGCGCCAAGACCGCAGGCTTCAAGGTCATCATCGCCGGCGCCGGCGGGGCAGCCCATCTGCCGGGCATGGCGGCGGCGCTGACGGAACTGCCGGTGTTCGGCGTTCCCATCGAATCCAAGGCGCTGTCGGGGGTCGATTCGCTGTACTCGATCGTGCAGATGCCGGCCGGCGTTCCCGTCGGTACGCTGGCGATCGGAAAGGCCGGCGCCATCAATGCCGCGCTGCTCGCAGCAAGCGTGCTCGCGCTGACCGACGCGGCGCTGGCAACGCGATTGGCCGCCTGGCGCAAGCAGCAGACCGACGCCGTCAAGGAGCGCCCGGAGGGATCGGCGTGA
- a CDS encoding 5-(carboxyamino)imidazole ribonucleotide synthase, producing MTASGKVKLKPGDTIGILGGGQLGRMLAMAAARLGLKCQVFSPDPDSPAFDVVLNATCAEYADVEALELFANDVDVITYEFENVPAATAMVLAARRPVLPAQKILETTQDRLIEKDFVKRLGIGTADYADVSSVETLQSAIARIGLPAVIKTRRFGYDGKGQAIIREGDDPVRVWEDLGTKSAILEAFVPFEREISVIAARSADGEVECYDVTENEHCDHILKFSRVPAAISDALAADARAVAEKIANALDYVGVLAVELFVVAGNGRPHVLVNEIAPRVHNSGHWTLDGASISQFEQHIRAIAGWPLGKPVRHGQVTMTNLIGDDILTYEQWLTVPGATVHLYGKGAPRPGRKMGHVTEVAPASKK from the coding sequence GTGACGGCTTCAGGCAAGGTGAAGCTGAAGCCGGGCGACACCATCGGAATTCTCGGCGGCGGACAATTGGGCCGGATGCTGGCCATGGCGGCGGCGCGCCTTGGCCTCAAATGCCAGGTGTTTTCTCCGGACCCGGACTCGCCCGCCTTCGACGTGGTGCTGAACGCGACCTGCGCCGAATATGCCGATGTCGAGGCGCTTGAACTGTTCGCCAACGATGTCGACGTCATCACCTATGAATTCGAGAACGTGCCGGCCGCCACCGCCATGGTGCTGGCCGCGCGGCGTCCGGTATTGCCGGCGCAGAAGATCCTCGAAACCACGCAGGACCGGCTGATCGAAAAGGATTTCGTCAAGCGGCTCGGCATCGGCACCGCCGACTATGCCGACGTGTCGTCGGTGGAAACACTGCAGAGCGCCATTGCGCGCATCGGCCTGCCCGCCGTGATCAAGACCCGCCGCTTCGGCTATGACGGAAAGGGCCAGGCGATCATTCGCGAAGGCGACGACCCTGTCCGCGTTTGGGAAGACCTCGGCACCAAATCCGCGATCCTCGAAGCCTTCGTTCCGTTCGAGCGCGAGATCTCCGTGATCGCCGCGCGCTCGGCGGACGGTGAGGTCGAATGTTACGACGTCACCGAAAACGAACACTGCGATCACATCCTGAAATTCTCGCGCGTGCCCGCCGCGATCTCGGATGCGCTGGCCGCAGACGCGCGCGCCGTCGCCGAGAAGATCGCAAACGCGCTCGACTATGTCGGCGTGCTTGCAGTCGAATTGTTCGTCGTTGCCGGAAACGGCAGACCGCACGTGCTGGTCAACGAGATTGCGCCGCGGGTGCATAATTCCGGGCACTGGACGCTGGACGGCGCCTCGATCTCCCAGTTCGAGCAGCACATCAGGGCGATCGCCGGCTGGCCGCTCGGCAAGCCGGTTCGTCACGGCCAGGTCACCATGACCAACCTGATCGGCGACGATATCCTGACCTACGAGCAATGGCTGACGGTGCCCGGCGCCACCGTTCACCTCTACGGCAAGGGCGCGCCACGGCCGGGCCGCAAGATGGGCCATGTCACCGAGGTGGCCCCGGCCAGCAAGAAATAA
- the aqpZ gene encoding aquaporin Z, which yields MNTKKYTAEAIGTFWLTFAGCGSAVIAAGFPQVGIGLVGVSLAFGLSVVTMAYAIGHISGCHLNPAVTIGLAAGGRFPAQQIVPYVIAQVIGAVVAAALLYVIASGAPGFDLAKGFASNGYDAHSPGQYNMMVCFITEVVMTMMFLFIIMGATHGKAPAGFAPLAIGLALVMIHLVSIPVTNTSVNPARSTGPALFVGGWALTQLWMFWVAPLIGGALGGAIYRWLSEEPAGVVEGLKTA from the coding sequence ATGAACACCAAAAAATACACCGCTGAAGCGATCGGTACGTTTTGGCTCACTTTTGCGGGATGCGGCAGCGCGGTCATCGCCGCCGGCTTTCCGCAGGTCGGCATCGGCCTGGTCGGCGTGTCCCTGGCGTTCGGCCTGAGCGTCGTAACCATGGCCTATGCGATCGGCCATATTTCCGGTTGCCATCTCAACCCTGCCGTCACGATCGGCCTTGCGGCCGGTGGACGGTTTCCGGCGCAGCAGATCGTTCCTTACGTGATCGCGCAGGTGATCGGCGCTGTCGTTGCCGCGGCGTTGCTCTATGTGATCGCAAGCGGCGCGCCCGGCTTCGATCTGGCTAAGGGCTTTGCCTCCAACGGCTACGATGCGCATTCGCCCGGGCAGTACAACATGATGGTCTGCTTCATTACCGAGGTGGTGATGACCATGATGTTCCTGTTCATCATCATGGGCGCCACCCATGGCAAGGCGCCTGCGGGCTTTGCGCCGCTCGCGATCGGATTGGCGCTGGTGATGATCCATCTCGTCAGCATTCCCGTCACCAACACGTCGGTGAATCCCGCGCGCAGCACCGGACCCGCGCTGTTCGTCGGCGGCTGGGCGCTGACGCAGCTTTGGATGTTCTGGGTTGCGCCGCTGATCGGCGGTGCGCTCGGCGGCGCGATCTATCGCTGGCTCAGCGAGGAGCCGGCCGGCGTCGTGGAAGGCTTGAAGACGGCCTGA
- the rpsU gene encoding 30S ribosomal protein S21 — protein MQVLVRDNNVDQALKALKKKMQREGIFREMKLRGHYEKPSEKKAREKAEAVRRARKLARKKLQREGLLPMKPKPVFGAGPGGDRGGAGGRGGPGAGPRGPR, from the coding sequence GTGCAGGTTCTCGTCCGCGATAACAATGTCGATCAAGCCCTCAAGGCGCTGAAGAAGAAGATGCAGCGCGAGGGTATCTTCCGCGAGATGAAGCTCCGCGGGCACTACGAAAAGCCCTCCGAGAAGAAGGCCCGTGAAAAGGCCGAAGCCGTGCGCCGCGCGCGCAAGCTGGCCCGCAAGAAGCTGCAGCGCGAAGGCTTGCTGCCGATGAAGCCGAAGCCGGTGTTCGGCGCCGGTCCCGGTGGCGACCGTGGTGGCGCTGGCGGTCGTGGTGGCCCCGGCGCAGGTCCGCGCGGACCGCGCTGA
- a CDS encoding tetratricopeptide repeat protein: MTAVPVALLAIVVVLPLGGCSFDLGSWGSDKERPQAVEQKPTGTISGQSVTDAQGYATRGQALAKSGKTEAALAEFDRALTLDPYNVPALYGRGLIHQADKQHDQAIVDFTAANGLTPQRVEPLLARATSYLAIDKAKEAASDLDEAVQADPNSAQAWSTRGATYERLGDKAKAFTSYGRALALRPRDEAARSGLARTGG, translated from the coding sequence TTGACGGCCGTACCTGTCGCGCTGCTCGCAATCGTTGTTGTGCTTCCGCTCGGCGGCTGTTCGTTCGATCTGGGATCATGGGGATCGGACAAGGAAAGGCCGCAGGCCGTCGAGCAGAAGCCGACCGGCACGATCAGCGGACAGAGCGTCACCGACGCCCAGGGCTATGCTACGCGCGGCCAAGCTCTCGCCAAATCCGGCAAGACCGAAGCAGCGCTCGCGGAATTCGACCGCGCGCTCACGCTCGATCCCTACAACGTGCCGGCCCTGTACGGCCGCGGCCTGATCCATCAGGCCGACAAGCAGCACGACCAGGCGATCGTGGATTTTACAGCCGCCAACGGCCTGACCCCGCAACGGGTCGAGCCGCTCTTGGCGCGTGCGACCAGCTACCTCGCCATCGACAAGGCAAAAGAAGCCGCTTCCGATCTCGACGAGGCGGTGCAGGCCGATCCCAACAGCGCGCAGGCCTGGTCGACCCGCGGCGCCACCTATGAGCGATTGGGCGACAAGGCCAAGGCGTTCACATCCTACGGCCGTGCGCTGGCGCTCCGGCCCAGGGACGAAGCCGCACGAAGCGGCCTCGCGCGCACCGGCGGCTAG
- a CDS encoding cupin domain-containing protein, with protein sequence MLAAKSDVQVDTPEVRVTEWRLAPGSATGHHTHEMDYVIVPVTSGEMTIVAPNGERAKAQLGAGKSYFRKAGVQHDVLNETATEIVFLEVELKP encoded by the coding sequence ATGCTCGCCGCCAAATCCGATGTTCAGGTCGATACCCCCGAAGTCCGCGTCACCGAGTGGCGGCTGGCGCCGGGCAGCGCTACCGGCCATCACACCCACGAGATGGATTACGTGATCGTGCCGGTGACCTCGGGCGAGATGACCATCGTCGCGCCGAACGGCGAACGCGCCAAGGCGCAACTCGGGGCCGGCAAGTCCTATTTCCGGAAAGCCGGCGTCCAGCACGATGTGCTCAACGAGACGGCCACCGAGATCGTGTTTCTGGAGGTCGAACTGAAGCCCTGA
- a CDS encoding ionic transporter y4hA has protein sequence MSAHGPMPKSAWIFPALAMLLFATATGLGLTFTPSVGGFLFAATLLAILFGTVFAAVHHAEVIAERIGEPYGTLLLTLAVTIIEVALIATIMLGEKPQPALARDTVFAVVMIVCNGLVGLCIFIGGLRYREQDFQVSGANLYLSVLFVLATITLIMPNYTLTAPGPIYSAVQLGFVDLVTLMLYGVFLYTQTIRHSDYFVKGGGGAASETSSLSNRMLALSIVLLLISLLAVVLLAKKFSLVVDVVTAMIGAPPAFAGVLVALLILLPEGVTAIAAARNNDLQKSINLALGSSLATIGLTIPAVGVATYALDKELVLGLNSQGMVLLLLTFFLSMLTFGTGRTNILFGLVHMVVFAVFVFMVFVP, from the coding sequence ATGAGCGCACACGGACCAATGCCGAAATCGGCCTGGATATTCCCGGCGCTGGCGATGCTGCTGTTTGCCACGGCCACCGGCCTTGGGCTCACCTTTACGCCGTCAGTTGGTGGGTTTTTGTTCGCGGCCACGCTGCTGGCGATCCTGTTCGGCACCGTGTTCGCGGCGGTGCATCATGCCGAGGTGATCGCCGAGCGAATCGGCGAACCCTACGGCACGCTGCTGCTTACTCTTGCGGTCACCATCATCGAGGTCGCGCTGATCGCCACCATCATGCTCGGCGAAAAGCCGCAGCCCGCATTGGCGCGCGACACCGTGTTTGCGGTGGTGATGATCGTGTGCAATGGCCTCGTCGGCTTGTGTATCTTTATCGGGGGCTTGCGCTACCGCGAGCAGGATTTCCAGGTCTCCGGTGCCAATCTTTATCTCAGCGTGCTGTTCGTGCTGGCGACCATTACGCTGATCATGCCCAATTATACGCTGACGGCACCGGGGCCGATCTATTCGGCGGTGCAGCTTGGCTTTGTGGACCTGGTCACGCTCATGCTCTACGGCGTGTTCCTTTATACCCAGACGATCCGGCACAGTGATTATTTCGTCAAGGGAGGGGGCGGTGCTGCCAGCGAAACCTCATCCCTGTCGAACCGGATGCTGGCGCTCAGCATTGTGCTGCTGCTTATCTCCCTGCTTGCCGTGGTGCTTCTGGCGAAGAAATTTTCGCTCGTGGTCGATGTCGTGACCGCGATGATCGGCGCCCCGCCGGCGTTCGCCGGCGTGCTGGTCGCGCTCCTCATCCTGCTCCCGGAGGGGGTCACCGCTATTGCAGCCGCGCGCAACAACGATCTGCAGAAGAGCATCAATCTCGCGCTCGGATCGTCGCTGGCTACCATCGGGCTGACTATTCCGGCGGTCGGCGTGGCCACCTATGCGCTCGACAAGGAACTCGTGCTCGGGCTCAACAGTCAGGGCATGGTACTGCTGCTGCTCACGTTCTTCCTGAGCATGCTCACTTTCGGCACCGGCCGCACCAACATCCTGTTCGGGCTGGTGCACATGGTGGTGTTTGCCGTGTTCGTGTTTATGGTGTTCGTGCCGTAA
- a CDS encoding alpha/beta hydrolase: protein MTVLKWLLIVVSAGYVCGLLALFFAQRAVLFPIPTTARTAPAAAGLPEAEEHILTTADGEKIVAWHVPARPGRPVVLYFHGNGDYLAGFFARFRSIIADGTGVVALSYRGYAGSTGQPSEHGLLQDAAAAYAFTVARYRADDIVVWGFSLGTGVAVALAAEQRIGRLILEAPYTSITDVAASAFWFAPVRLLMRDQFRSDALIARVKVPLLVMHGALDPTIPVAFGERLFALANEPKRFVRLARGGHNDLDNFGAIEIARNFINLAKG from the coding sequence ATGACCGTACTGAAATGGCTGCTGATCGTCGTTTCGGCTGGTTATGTCTGCGGTCTGCTCGCACTGTTCTTCGCGCAGCGCGCCGTTCTGTTTCCGATCCCGACGACCGCGCGCACGGCACCGGCGGCGGCGGGCTTGCCGGAAGCGGAAGAGCATATCCTGACGACGGCCGATGGTGAGAAGATCGTCGCCTGGCACGTTCCGGCCAGACCGGGCCGTCCGGTCGTTCTCTACTTCCATGGCAATGGCGATTATCTCGCCGGCTTCTTCGCTCGCTTTCGCAGCATCATCGCCGACGGGACCGGGGTCGTCGCATTGTCCTATCGCGGCTATGCGGGCTCGACCGGACAACCGAGCGAGCACGGATTGCTGCAGGATGCCGCCGCGGCCTATGCCTTTACGGTCGCACGCTATCGCGCAGACGATATCGTCGTCTGGGGCTTTTCGCTCGGTACCGGCGTTGCGGTGGCGCTTGCAGCGGAGCAGCGGATCGGGAGGCTGATCCTGGAAGCTCCCTATACGTCGATCACCGACGTCGCCGCGTCGGCGTTCTGGTTCGCGCCAGTACGTCTGTTGATGCGGGATCAATTCCGTTCCGACGCGCTCATTGCGCGGGTCAAGGTCCCGCTGCTCGTCATGCATGGCGCGCTCGATCCCACGATACCGGTTGCCTTTGGCGAGCGGCTGTTTGCGCTGGCGAACGAGCCGAAGCGGTTTGTCCGCCTTGCCCGAGGCGGTCACAACGATCTGGATAATTTCGGCGCGATTGAAATCGCGCGAAATTTCATCAACCTTGCGAAGGGGTGA